In the genome of Arachis stenosperma cultivar V10309 chromosome 6, arast.V10309.gnm1.PFL2, whole genome shotgun sequence, the window aatattttttctagtTCCGCTCTTGTGTATAAACGTTTTtacacaaattttttattgtacatTTTGAATTCTATCACATGCTTACAGACGAATGAACTGACTAATCGAAATTGATTGAGATTATATCGAAACTaaactaatataataactttaaaaaaataaatataaataagaatttatacCGGATTATTGGCACAAACACCACCATCAATGAGGTTAAATTCATGTAGATTTCCATTTGAATCCTTGTTGGTGAAGTGATGGGCAGGGAGATAAGTAGGTGCAGCTGATGTGCTAATGCATATATCTGATAGTTTAGCATCAAAGCCAGGAGAATTCTTAATCTGCATATCAATGATTGTTCTCAGATCTTGTTAGGGTTTATTTATTTGGTGCATTGatttcataattaatttattttagaaaagtataagtaaaaaaattttaatcagcCAACTTTAAATAActgtaattaataattaataattttgtattttttaaaaaataaattttaaataattattaattaataataattaattaatataaaatataatttaaaaatatgtgtTGGCTTGTTATTGACTAAATCCTTATTGATTAtctaacaaaatttatttattttttattcacacTAGCcctagtaaaaaaataaattattctaaactaattaaaggaacaaaaattcaaaataataaaatgagacCTGGTAAGATGAGAAAATAGTTGGTTGTAAACATTTGATGTCAAAGGTGGGAATGACAACATTGGTGATTGTCTGGTGCAAACGAATGTCTCCAAGTTTATTTCTAATCACTCTCTGCAAGTATTTTCCATCATATTTTGGTCCTCCCAATTGTCTAATTACCTTTGCCATCAGTGTTCCACGCAGGCCCCTGTAATAAGAATTTTAGTCACTTATTAAACTGGTTAAATTgaatttatattttgattagtatccaatttaattaaattagttttgaattttgttcCGAACTAGCTAGTTACTCAaactcaaatttttaaatagaaaatcagGTATAAGTACTTTATTTACCCATTTTCAATTTTAgttaagtttaaattttttttagttaaaatttttagTAGGATCACCCAATATTTGGTTCTCAtccaatatataaaataataaatgcaatttttttaagaatttaattttaatacactaTCGATGTAAAGTAATTTTACATGTACATCTAATCACGTAACGTCacatcataaaaaattattattatttttattattgatcaTGTGAATAACTAGTCATTCAAAAAAATGAACGTGATTGCACGACTACGACTATAGGACATCAAAATTAACTCATACTTTAAATAGGTAAAATTCACtcaaaacaagtaaaatttgAATGTAAGagtttatatttgttttttttttttgtgaaaaattAACACATGATCTTTCTTTTTGCTTAAAAAGAATTGGGAGAATATTACAAAATTAAGACTTGTGATTATTCGATGATTAAATTGGTGCACATGTAACCTTTCAAAGATTATGTATTAATCCAAAAATGAATGACAAGAAATGACCTATATTGTGGGAAAATTTTTGGGCAGTGCTCCAAGTAAAATGGTTTGATATCTTTAGCAGCAAAAAGTGGACGGTTATGTTTATCTGGAGCAGTTAACATAGCAGTTACAAGGCCTCCAGTGCTTGTTCCTGATATCATATCAAAATAATCTGCAAGTCTTGCATCTTCACCATCTAACTCCTACATATGCATAGTGGTGGGAACAttatttaatgttaaatttACGGTAAAAACTCAAatgaagtcgacttcacgtgaagttgatacctgagagtcgttagatgatttgactggTTTGACTgaattttcatctaacggctctcagaTATCAATTTcatgtgaagtcgactgcacctaaGTTTCTACCATGAATTTACTCTTAGAAAAGAGAACTAATGATACATAAGACGtgacaatttttaaaaaaattataatccAAATTTATCAAAGGTGAAAATTCAGGAATACAGTtgacttcatgtgaagttgatagctAAGAGTTAGTACATGgcaatttaatcaaatatatcAAATCATTTAACGACTTTCAACTATCAATTTCGTATGAAGTTAACTGTACTTGAGTTTCCACCTTATAATACTCTTACGAAATAGGTGGTATATATGAATGCAACATTATGATTTTAAGGGTTTCAATTCAATCTGTTCATAACACTAATTATAGTccaatttacttttattttgagTTAACAAACATATAGCTGCTAccattttagaaaaattatttaattttaataaaaaaatagaagatataTATACAAATGATTTCATATATATACCTGAAGCTGTGATTCAATCAAATTAAGAATAGTAGCAGAAATAATTCCCCTAATACCACCTCCATCAATGCTGAGAATGGTAATTAAGTTCCCATAAGTTGGGGGCTGATGATCATGAATTTGTTCGGTAGATGATTTTGATCTCTCCATGGAATATATAGAGAAACTaacttaggatttttagaactaTCTTAACCTAATAATGATTCAGGTTTTGCTATGATTCAGGACTTATAGTAGTGGCTATATTTATAGTGGCAAAAACCTTTGATTTCCGTATCAAATTTCACACGGTCCAAACAAATTGCAAATTAAATCGTACCACCATAGATAAGTTAAGAGAGTTATCAACTGCCTAATTTTCCATACCAATTAGACAAACTTAGCTTTTACTATGTAGCAGTGAAAGTCCTTAATTAAGGGCTTAAGGAAATTCATATATAACTAATTAAAATTAGGTCTATACCGTCGCTATTTGTTGTGACGGTTTACATACCCTAGTACGTGTGACTTAGGAACttcataatttaattattagtgGTCAATGCATATCACTTGGTTAATAATTAATGACCACACACATTTCGTAATAATCGGTTTCTGAATAAGATAAGAGTTAATAACATGTGTTAAACATGTGAGACGAgcttactttaatttatttggaATGTATACGCAAGAAGCACACAATATCACATATGAGCTAATCCAAAATgtttgataacaaaaaaaaatcagccaaaggcataattaaatattatttaattaaatttagatattttaataattttttaaatattaaatttaaattttagtatacatataaaaatataaggttgattatttttataaaattattttatactaataatacaAGCATGAAAATTCAATTCATGTATATAACTTTATTTTGGATGCTCAATATGAGTTCCGTATGgcaacataaaaattaatgaaagaGATCACATATCactgtttaaaattttttatttgtatgcATAATTTTAATTACTTAAATGCAATAATAATTCATCATTAGATATATATTATTATGGATGTGAGGTTATTATAAGCCAGCTTCTAAAGTATGATCATATATTCTGTTTTGAACGAAAATTGTATAATTCACCGTACATTGTCTGAATTATTGGTTAGATAttaaattttgtattatatcatagatttttttatattatctattattatattggattttttttttttgtaaataaaatttaaatttgagatttttaggttttaaaaagtagacattatgatattatatcataaaattatttaaaaaaaattaaattaataaaataatataaataataataaaataatataaataaataattatatctaataaaattaaagtatttgaaattaaagaaaactcaCATATTcaaatcatagaaaaattacACGAAAAGGAAAACAACGAGTGTCAAATTTATTGTCcgattaaattagtttttggaatgattttctaattttctttggatgggttgaaaattgaaatagctttaaagtttaaactcattaaataaaaaaagggaaaaacgaTATAGAtgtctttttgtttttgtttttagtttagtttaggttttttttttttttggtttttcatgGTATTATATTTTTGGTCTGAATAGATATGTAATTATATTAAAGGAAAGGTCCAATTTCCAAAGGCCCAAAAAGCAACAAACCATGTCTTcagcaagaaaattaaaagccACTGAAAggtataccaaaaaaaaaaaaaaacccactGAAAGGTTCTTTGAAGCAATTGGCATATTCCAGTGACCAAATGTAGAAAATCAAACAAGTGTTGATCTACAATGCTCCATTTCTAACTCaacaaaatagaataagagAGATATGGTCTCTCCCGCCATATTCGCCTCTAACCTCTCCATCTTCATTTCCTACACAAAGAGACTCAAAgtcaatcaaatcaaataccATACCAACTTCCTTCCTCTCTCAACCCCCAAAACCCCTTCTTTCACTTTGttttttaattcttgcaatcaCAATTTATTACTCTAAAaccattttgtttttcttctttttttcataCACAAAGAGAGAggcaatataaaaaaaaaaaagaaaaaaatatgcaCCGAATTTGTTATAGAACGCGACCCCTTCTTCGCTTCCCTCGTCAAAGAAGTATTTCTTCAGAATCACaatcaccttcttcttcctcttctgcttcttcttttgctaataataataataatcaaaacGGTGAAAATGATATTAATATTAATCTTCGAAATTCCCAAAATGTCCCTCCACCTGTTCCTCGCATTAACAACCGTCTCTTCATTCAGCAATCTCCTTCACGCGCCTCCGCAATCGCCCTCTCCGCCGCCGTAGTCTCCGCGGTCGTCGCCTCCATCACGCTTTTCAACTCGCAGCAGAAATCCGATCATCATCACCATGGCAACGGAGGTGGTGCTCTCGAGAATGCAGCGCAGAAGTCTGCGGACTCGCTCGGGAAGATCTTCCACCACGCGCAGCGGACGGGAGCAGCTGCCGCCGTGCTGTGGCAATCGCTGCGGTCGGTATTGTCGTCGGCGAACCACGAGGTACGGTCAGGGTTTGAGATAAGAGTCGCGGCGCTGCTCGCTGATATAGCCGCTGCGAATTCTGGACGCAGGGCGGCAATCGTTGGAGCTGGCGGAGGCGCCGTCGTGGATTGGCTGTTGGAGTCTGTGACGTCTCCCAAGGATGGCGGCGGTGCACAGGCGGAGTCGGCGAGGGCGCTGGCATACCTTATTGCGGACCCTAACGTCTCTGCCGCCGTGCTTGGAAGGCCTCACGCCATTCCCAAACTTCTGAGGTTCATCTTCTCGTGCCAGCCTCGGCGGAATTCCAAGAACAAGAAGGTAAATTTTGATTATGTGTTGTAAGGTTTTTTTATTTGTGCATTGTGTTATGTAATCATCCTGTTAACGGCGTTTTGTACTAGCTTATTTTAGCTTGAACGCAGATTTTAGAGAAATAATCAGTTAATTCCAAGATATACATATCACCAAGCTTGATTGGTACTGTTAGGATTAGGATTTGCATATGCATGTGTATTTCAAGTATGTTTTTAGTGTAAGAGTGTTTGAGTCATGTTATAAATGCAGATATATAACAAAATCTCTACGTAGCTGTGGGATTTTGTTAGTAGTGCACTAAGGACACAAGTTTAGGAATAATACTAGTTAACAAGCTTATTTTGTTTTATGCTTCAAAGTGTCAAATGCAGCTTTCCAAGGTGATACTGATACCTCTCCGAAAGGAACCTGCGCTTTCCTTAATTATATCTTGCATTGTTTTATTTGCTCAAgatgtaatatataattaagtaaagtatactttttgttCCTAATGTTTGcggttttcttcaaaaatagcTCTAATGTTTAATTTCATTCAATTTTGTTCCTAACTTTTTCGGTTCattaaattttaactttaacgttttttatttgtgtcaaaACTATGCCtggatatttttaattttgtctctTAACGTTTTAGATGGATTTAACATTTAGGCATAATTTTGACATGAAAAAACGTTAGAGACAAAATTGAATGGATTAAAcatttggggtatttttgaagaaaatcaCAATGTTATGgacaaaaagtatactttaccCCATATAATCTGATCATTGTTTTTAtatatcatataatatatttattggtTTATCTGCCATGGATATGTTATATGAATGATAGCTTCAATCTAACTATTGTTGATTGTGCCCTTTTCTGATTTTGACGTTGGATGTTGCACTATTTGCTATGGCAGCAGCATTCAAGACACAGTGCGCTTGATATCTCGGATTCTTTGAAGGGTAGGAGTATGCTGGTAGCTGCAATTATGGACATTGTTACATCCAGCTGCAACAATGCAGAACAGGTATCTTTTAAGCCGTCATTGCCTGGAAATGCTGAGACCAGGGACATTGCTGCTGCTCTACAAGTTATTGAGGAAGGGGGTTTGCACTTGGATGAGCCACCCGAAGATGATGGTGGTAGTGGTGACAGTGGAAAGAAAGGGATTGGAATCAAGATACTTGAAGGTGGTACCACTGTCTTAGGGCTTTCAAGGACCAGCTGTTTAATGCAGGTCAATAATTCTAATTCCAGCCACAAGGAACTGTTAAAGCATTATACTCCTAAACCACTCGTATATGAAAGTAAGTATGACAATTCATTAGCACAAGATGATATGTCCGCTGCTGTAGTTCCTGGTCTCTGGGATGATTTGCTTTATGAACATGTCGCTGTTCCTTTTGCATCCTGGGCATTGGCAAATTGGGCAACGGCATCACAGTTGAATAGATCTCGTATTCAAGAACTAGACCAAGATGGAAACGCCATCATGTCTGCTTTATTGGCACCAGAGAGATCTGTCAAATGGCATGCAAGTTTGGTGGCATGGTTGCTGTTAGAAGACCGCAATATGCCTTTGAATGATTCTATTTCTGATTGGAGTTCCAGTCTTCTTTCTACTATATCCCAGGCCTGCAAGCATGAAGACTTTTCACTGGCCAAGGTAGCTTTTTCTGCTTTTCTGTTATCTGTCGAGAGAAGTCCAGAGGCACAGAAGATAGTGATGGATAAAGGTTTAAATTCAATGAGAGACATTGCCAAGCAGACATCAAAGAATAAGCAAGTGCAAGAAGCAATGGCAAAGGCATTAGAACTACTCTGTACTGGGGACTTCCATTTGTCTCTTGAGGAGGGTCAAAAATGGTCAGGCATTCTTCTTCCTTGGGTTTTTGGAACATTTTCCTCTAATGCTATACAATCTTCAGCCATAAAGATTCTTTCTCAGATATTAGAAGACCATGGACCAAAAGCTGTGCCAGTTTCTCAAGGATGGTTAGTCATGCTGCTAAATGAAGTGCAAAGTTCCATCAAGAAATCAAATGATAAACAAACCAGTCAACCTAAAAGTGATAATGTGAAGGTATGGGAATGATTTTGTTCTTTCTGTTACATGATGATTTATATGCATTGAACTCAAAAATGACATTTCATGTTGTAATCGCGCTGTTGCAATTCCAAGTCAACAGTTTAATATACCTGTGTCAACCTTTGCAGACCTTAATTAATCACTCCAATATTGCTTCTGCTGCACAAGTTGCAAATCAGCTAGCTAGTGCAGTTGTTATTCTGTCTGCAAAACAATTGAAAACTACTTCCAATACTGTGGATGCATCCCCGCTGGCTGATTTTCTTGCTCTGGATCCTTTAGCAGCAgcatttaaaaatttgaaagtaGATAGTCTGCCTAAATTAGATGCTGCAGATTCTGCTGTAGCTACCTTGAAAGGGATTAAGGCTTTGACTGAAGTTTGTTATGAAGACTCTCTTTGTCAGGAGATGATTGTTGATTTTGGAATCTTATGTTTGCTAAGGCGATTTTTGTTGAATGATGATTATGAAAAACTGGCTGCAATTGAGGCATATGATGCATCATCTAGAGCACATGACGGGCAGGGGAGGAAATCCAATGGCAATGGAGAACCACCTATCTCTGATGCAAAAGATTCATCTAGTCTCCGAGTTCCACCTACAGCTCATATCCGCAGGCATGCTGCTCGGCTGTTGACcgttctttctcttcttcccaAAGTGAAGAAGTTTATTATAGCTGATAAAACTTGGTGCAAATGGCTTGATGATTGTGCTAATGGGAGAATCCCAGGTTGCAGTGACCCTAAACTACAAAGCTATGCGAGGGCCACAAtcctaaatattttttgtaatgaCCAGCTTAATGGAACACCTGATAGTGGAAGCCATAAGGATGGTGGTGTAACAAGTAATAATGACTTCTGCCCTCGGTATGACGACATGATATTCTTGATAAATCCTCATCTTCCTCACTGGAGGTGTCCCAAAAAAACAAATGGACAAGAAGATTCCTCAGAAGACATATCTAAGGCTACTTCCGCTAAAAATTCATCTAAAACAAAGCTAGATGCAAATACTCCTGCCATAGATGTAGTTTTTGTCCATGGCCTCCGTGGTGGGCCTTACAAAACATGGCGCATATCCGAGGACAAATCCTCAACTATGCATACCCTGGTGGAGAAGATTGATGAGGAGGCAGGAAAGCTTGGAACCTTTTGGCCTAGTGAATGGCTTTCCAGTGATTTTGCTGAGGCTCGCATGTTTTCTCTCAAATACAAGGTTTTCCATAGTAAAGCTTAAGAtgtttctataaaaaaaaaagagatcaTGAAATATTTGCCATAGTTAGACCCTGACATGTTTGGTGTTT includes:
- the LOC130934925 gene encoding patatin-like protein 2; this translates as MERSKSSTEQIHDHQPPTYGNLITILSIDGGGIRGIISATILNLIESQLQELDGEDARLADYFDMISGTSTGGLVTAMLTAPDKHNRPLFAAKDIKPFYLEHCPKIFPQYRGLRGTLMAKVIRQLGGPKYDGKYLQRVIRNKLGDIRLHQTITNVVIPTFDIKCLQPTIFSSYQIKNSPGFDAKLSDICISTSAAPTYLPAHHFTNKDSNGNLHEFNLIDGGVCANNPTLLAMNQITKQIIDENTDFLAIKPTDYGRFLIISIGTGAAKNDGKFNAKKAAKWGLLDWLTYSGTSPLINIFSQSSGDMVDFHLAALTQALHFKENYLRIQDDTLTGTDSSVDISSKENLERLCQIGENLLKKPVSRVNLKNGRFEPLDKGETNEEALKRFAKLLSEEKRLRDMRSRHTKKQSNY
- the LOC130935480 gene encoding uncharacterized protein LOC130935480 isoform X2 — its product is MHRICYRTRPLLRFPRQRSISSESQSPSSSSSASSFANNNNNQNGENDININLRNSQNVPPPVPRINNRLFIQQSPSRASAIALSAAVVSAVVASITLFNSQQKSDHHHHGNGGGALENAAQKSADSLGKIFHHAQRTGAAAAVLWQSLRSVLSSANHEVRSGFEIRVAALLADIAAANSGRRAAIVGAGGGAVVDWLLESVTSPKDGGGAQAESARALAYLIADPNVSAAVLGRPHAIPKLLRFIFSCQPRRNSKNKKHSRHSALDISDSLKGRSMLVAAIMDIVTSSCNNAEQVSFKPSLPGNAETRDIAAALQVIEEGGLHLDEPPEDDGGSGDSGKKGIGIKILEGGTTVLGLSRTSCLMQVNNSNSSHKELLKHYTPKPLVYESKYDNSLAQDDMSAAVVPGLWDDLLYEHVAVPFASWALANWATASQLNRSRIQELDQDGNAIMSALLAPERSVKWHASLVAWLLLEDRNMPLNDSISDWSSSLLSTISQACKHEDFSLAKVAFSAFLLSVERSPEAQKIVMDKGLNSMRDIAKQTSKNKQVQEAMAKALELLCTGDFHLSLEEGQKWSGILLPWVFGTFSSNAIQSSAIKILSQILEDHGPKAVPVSQGWLVMLLNEVQSSIKKSNDKQTSQPKSDNVKTLINHSNIASAAQVANQLASAVVILSAKQLKTTSNTVDASPLADFLALDPLAAAFKNLKVDSLPKLDAADSAVATLKGIKALTEVCYEDSLCQEMIVDFGILCLLRRFLLNDDYEKLAAIEAYDASSRAHDGQGRKSNGNGEPPISDAKDSSSLRVPPTAHIRRHAARLLTVLSLLPKVKKFIIADKTWCKWLDDCANGRIPGCSDPKLQSYARATILNIFCNDQLNGTPDSGSHKDGGVTSNNDFCPRYDDMIFLINPHLPHWRCPKKTNGQEDSSEDISKATSAKNSSKTKLDANTPAIDVVFVHGLRGGPYKTWRISEDKSSTMHTLVEKIDEEAGKLGTFWPSEWLSSDFAEARMFSLKYKTNLTQWSGASLPLQEVSSMLLEKLVAAGIGDRPVVFVTHSMGGLVVKQILYKAKEERHDNLVKNTKGIVFYSCPHFGSKLADMPWRMGLVLRPAPTIGELRSGSARLIQLNDYIRHLHKKGMLDVLSFCETKVTPIVEGYGGWAFRLEIVPIESAYPGFGELVVLESTDHINSCKPLSRADPSYIETLKFLQKLRAFYT
- the LOC130935480 gene encoding uncharacterized protein LOC130935480 isoform X1 is translated as MHRICYRTRPLLRFPRQRSISSESQSPSSSSSASSFANNNNNQNGENDININLRNSQNVPPPVPRINNRLFIQQSPSRASAIALSAAVVSAVVASITLFNSQQKSDHHHHGNGGGALENAAQKSADSLGKIFHHAQRTGAAAAVLWQSLRSVLSSANHEVRSGFEIRVAALLADIAAANSGRRAAIVGAGGGAVVDWLLESVTSPKDGGGAQAESARALAYLIADPNVSAAVLGRPHAIPKLLRFIFSCQPRRNSKNKKQHSRHSALDISDSLKGRSMLVAAIMDIVTSSCNNAEQVSFKPSLPGNAETRDIAAALQVIEEGGLHLDEPPEDDGGSGDSGKKGIGIKILEGGTTVLGLSRTSCLMQVNNSNSSHKELLKHYTPKPLVYESKYDNSLAQDDMSAAVVPGLWDDLLYEHVAVPFASWALANWATASQLNRSRIQELDQDGNAIMSALLAPERSVKWHASLVAWLLLEDRNMPLNDSISDWSSSLLSTISQACKHEDFSLAKVAFSAFLLSVERSPEAQKIVMDKGLNSMRDIAKQTSKNKQVQEAMAKALELLCTGDFHLSLEEGQKWSGILLPWVFGTFSSNAIQSSAIKILSQILEDHGPKAVPVSQGWLVMLLNEVQSSIKKSNDKQTSQPKSDNVKTLINHSNIASAAQVANQLASAVVILSAKQLKTTSNTVDASPLADFLALDPLAAAFKNLKVDSLPKLDAADSAVATLKGIKALTEVCYEDSLCQEMIVDFGILCLLRRFLLNDDYEKLAAIEAYDASSRAHDGQGRKSNGNGEPPISDAKDSSSLRVPPTAHIRRHAARLLTVLSLLPKVKKFIIADKTWCKWLDDCANGRIPGCSDPKLQSYARATILNIFCNDQLNGTPDSGSHKDGGVTSNNDFCPRYDDMIFLINPHLPHWRCPKKTNGQEDSSEDISKATSAKNSSKTKLDANTPAIDVVFVHGLRGGPYKTWRISEDKSSTMHTLVEKIDEEAGKLGTFWPSEWLSSDFAEARMFSLKYKTNLTQWSGASLPLQEVSSMLLEKLVAAGIGDRPVVFVTHSMGGLVVKQILYKAKEERHDNLVKNTKGIVFYSCPHFGSKLADMPWRMGLVLRPAPTIGELRSGSARLIQLNDYIRHLHKKGMLDVLSFCETKVTPIVEGYGGWAFRLEIVPIESAYPGFGELVVLESTDHINSCKPLSRADPSYIETLKFLQKLRAFYT